One genomic window of Kosmotoga olearia TBF 19.5.1 includes the following:
- a CDS encoding ABC transporter substrate-binding protein, translating into MRKAFLLTLAVLLVAIVGLAEVKNPDTFITLTIGEPETLDPHYCYETAGGGVILNVYDNLIKYKGDSVTEFEPMIATEVPSIENGLIQDGGTKYIFPIRKGIKFHTGRELTPYDVEYSFERGILFDPAGGPMWMIIEALSGGDYQCLEDWFEAYAGMPYSEAVDENREPTSEEAKAKLIAFYNEVIDPLVEVEGDNVIFTLHAPFAPFMWIISHYAGWSAVLDSEWAKANGTWDGNADGWWKWHDLQPEETPLHSAEAGSGPFKLVEWDRAQQKVILERYDEYWRGPAKLKTVIIWGIDEYSTRKAMLEAGDADMVYVPAQYRDQVINLPGVRVIEGYPTSVIASLHFNWEVREGSEYVGSGKLDGNGIPLNFFSDVHVRKAFAYCYNGEVFINEVLNGLGKLVPTDLPEGYLGFDPTLPVPEFNLQKATEEFKKAFNGELWKKGFKLTLLYNTGNEARQTAAEMLKFFIESINPKFKIEVQGVQWPTYLKAQRAGYMPAFIIGWLADYPDPHNFIATYYSTKGVYASRQGKPFLEFAEKYLDPLIFQAVKEIDPKKREELYIKVQKIVIENAVGVPLYMPLGFHVERTWVKGWYPHPLRSGANYYELSKEE; encoded by the coding sequence TGACCATCGGTGAGCCTGAAACGCTCGATCCACATTATTGTTATGAAACCGCTGGCGGAGGAGTCATCCTTAACGTTTATGATAACCTTATAAAGTACAAAGGTGACTCAGTTACTGAATTTGAACCCATGATCGCCACGGAAGTACCGTCTATCGAAAACGGTCTCATTCAGGATGGCGGTACAAAGTACATATTCCCGATAAGAAAAGGCATCAAGTTCCACACAGGTAGAGAACTCACACCTTACGATGTCGAGTACAGTTTTGAAAGAGGTATCCTCTTTGATCCTGCTGGAGGACCAATGTGGATGATCATCGAGGCCCTTTCCGGTGGGGATTACCAGTGTCTCGAAGACTGGTTCGAGGCTTACGCTGGCATGCCCTACTCCGAGGCTGTAGATGAGAATAGAGAACCAACCTCTGAAGAGGCAAAGGCAAAGCTCATCGCTTTCTACAACGAAGTCATCGATCCTCTGGTTGAGGTCGAAGGCGATAACGTTATATTTACACTTCACGCTCCATTTGCACCGTTCATGTGGATAATCTCCCACTATGCCGGTTGGAGCGCCGTTCTTGATTCTGAATGGGCAAAGGCCAACGGTACCTGGGACGGAAATGCCGACGGTTGGTGGAAATGGCATGACCTCCAGCCTGAAGAAACCCCACTGCATTCTGCTGAAGCCGGTTCCGGTCCATTCAAGCTCGTCGAATGGGATCGTGCACAACAGAAGGTTATCCTCGAAAGATATGACGAATACTGGAGAGGTCCCGCCAAGCTAAAGACAGTCATCATCTGGGGTATCGACGAATACTCCACCAGAAAAGCCATGCTTGAGGCTGGAGACGCTGATATGGTCTATGTCCCTGCACAATACAGGGATCAGGTTATAAATCTCCCCGGTGTCAGGGTTATTGAAGGATACCCAACATCCGTCATCGCTTCCCTCCACTTTAACTGGGAAGTCAGGGAAGGCAGTGAATACGTCGGAAGCGGAAAACTCGACGGAAATGGTATACCGCTTAACTTCTTCAGCGATGTGCATGTTAGAAAGGCATTTGCATACTGTTACAATGGTGAAGTATTCATAAACGAGGTTCTCAATGGACTCGGTAAGCTTGTTCCGACCGACCTCCCCGAAGGCTACTTAGGATTCGATCCTACGCTTCCGGTGCCCGAGTTCAACTTGCAAAAAGCCACTGAAGAATTCAAGAAAGCCTTCAACGGAGAACTCTGGAAGAAAGGGTTCAAACTCACACTTCTTTACAACACCGGTAACGAAGCCAGACAAACAGCCGCTGAAATGCTGAAATTCTTCATCGAATCCATCAATCCTAAGTTCAAGATTGAGGTTCAGGGTGTCCAGTGGCCGACCTACCTGAAGGCTCAGAGAGCGGGTTACATGCCTGCATTCATAATCGGATGGCTTGCCGACTATCCTGATCCACACAACTTCATAGCGACCTACTACTCCACGAAGGGTGTTTACGCTTCCAGACAGGGTAAACCCTTCCTTGAATTCGCTGAAAAATACCTGGATCCTCTCATATTCCAGGCTGTTAAGGAGATCGATCCGAAGAAACGTGAAGAACTCTACATAAAAGTTCAGAAGATCGTTATCGAAAATGCTGTTGGTGTTCCTCTCTACATGCCTCTCGGATTCCACGTAGAGAGAACCTGGGTCAAAGGCTGGTATCCACATCCGTTGAGATCTGGTGCCAATTACTACGAACTCTCCAAGGAAGAATAA